DNA from Krasilnikovia cinnamomea:
AAATCGTGGCGCCGCGCCCGGCGGCCGCGGTCGGTGTGCGGATGGTCAGTCGATCGCCTGGTCCACGGTGATGCTGGTCAGGGCGATCGGCTGCTGCTTGTAGTGCGCCAGGATCTTGGCGTAGGTGCCGTCGTCGATCAGGGCCTGCAACGCGGCTCGGTACGCCTCGGCCAGGTCCTTGCGCGACTTGAGGAAGCCGAACCCGTTCGGGCTGGCCCGCCAGCCGTTGGGTTGGGTGGGATCCTGGACGAGTTCCGCCTTGCCGCTCAGCCCGGCGGCGATGTCGGTGAGGTTGACCTGGGTCGCGGCGACCGCGTCGGCGTTGCCGGCCAACAGGGCCTGCACCGCCTGCGGGTTCTCCGGGTATTCCTGTACGGCGATGGGGCGGGCGGCGCAGCTCTGGGCGCTGTACTCGGCCAGGTGCTTGGCCTGGTTGCTGGCCTTCTGCGCCGCGACCTTCCGGCCGCACAGGTCGGTGACCGTCCTGATGCCCTGCGGGTTGCCCGCGAGGACGAGGAAGCCGGTGCCGGAGGCGGAGTAGTCGACGAACGTCGCGACCTGGTGCCGTTCCTTCTTGTCCGTGATGCCGCCCGCGATGGCGTCGTACTTGGCGGCCTGCAGGCCAGGGATCAGCCCGTCGAACGGCTGCTGGGAGAAGGTCGTGGCGAGGCCGAGCTTGGCGGACGCGGCCGTGAGCAGGTCGTGGTCCAGGCCCTTGAACGCGTCCGTGCGGCCCTCGGCGGCGAAATCGATGAAGGGCTGGTAGGGCGCGTTGGTGGCGATGGTGACGGTGCCTTTGGCGCGGACGTCGTCGGGCACGTTGGACGCGAGTCGCGTGTCCGTGGTGACCGTGCCCGCGCCCTCGACGGTCACGGTCACGGTTTTGGCCGGGGTGGCGGCCGCGCCGCCGTCGGTGGTGGAGCCGCATCCGGCGGCAAGGAGAACGGTTATCGCCGTCACGGACGGCGCTACGGATTTGAGGCGCATGAGCGGGACCTCCCCGGGTCACCTCGTGGTGTCCGGTGACTGTAACGCACGTTACGGAATCTGTGAAGTTACGGATTCATGTAACGTCAGAGGTAGGGCTGGCTGGCCGCCTCGATGGCGGCCAGGCGGCTCTGCGCCACGGCTCCCAGCTCGTCGATCACCCCGGCGACGAGGGCCTCGAGCAGCGCCAGGGCGGGCACGAAGCTGTCGTACAGCGACGGTGAGTCGACCCGGCTCGGCAACACCACCTCGGCGAGGCCGGCGATCGGGGACAGCCACCGGTCGGTACACAGGATCACCCGTGCGCCGCGGTGCGTGACCGTGCGCGCCAGCTCCAGCGTCGACGCCTCGTAGCGCCGGAAGTCGAACAGCACGAACAGGTCGCGGCGCCCCACGTCAACCAGGGCGTCGACCCGCTCCACCGGACCGGCGGGCAGCAGGCGGCTGGTGCCACGCAGCTGCATGAGATGAAAGACCAGGTACTGCGCGAGCAGGGCGGAGAACCGGCCGCCTGCCGCGGTCACCCGTAGCTGCCGGTTGGACAGCAGCCGCACGGCGCGGTGCAGCTCCGCCTCGGGCAGGTCGGTGAGGGTTCCCGCGACCGCCCCGGGTAGCACCTCGGCGGCACGTGAGAGTGGGCTGGACGTCGTGCCCGGCGCCGCCGCGTACGCCGCCAGCGGCGAGATCTCCCGCTCGGCGAGCTCCTCGCGCAGCACCCGCTGAAACTCGGGGAAGCCGCCGAAACCCAGCCGGGACAGGAAGCGCAGCACGGTCGGCGCGCTCACCCCGGCCCGGTCTGCCAGCGCCGCGACCGTCTCCAGCCCGGCCGCCGGGTACGTCGCGAGCAACGCCCGGCCCACCTTGCGCTCACCCGGGCTGCACTCGCCCAGCCGGGCGCGAATGACCGCCGCCACCCCCACCCGCTCCGTCATGCGGCCAGCGTAGACGGCACGCGATCTAACGCGTCGTCACGGTGCGGGTGTAGGTCCGGGCCCGAACCGCGGTAGCCTCCCAGCTCGGCGCGGACCGGACCGGGGCCGCCGGGGTTCAGGCGTGGGTCGTTCGGCTCGCTCTCACTGAATGCCGTGGTGCCGCCGCAGGCGGCCGCCGGGGCGCCGTCGTACAAGTCGCCGCCGGGCACTCCATCGACGACGTCGCGCAGGTAATAGCCACAGGTGGGCCGATGCCGGAAGTCGAAGGTCGAACCCGGCGCCAGTTTCCAGATCTTGAAACCCCGGTAGCTCAGCGGGCGCCCGGGCTGGATCCGCTCGGGCGGATGGTCGGCCAGCACCACGTACGCATTCCGCGCCACCACCGCGGCCAGCCCGTCACGGTCGAGGTAGAGCGAGCCGCCTTCCTCGGCGCCGACCCCCCACGCCGCGCCGCCGGTGGTCCGGCCATCCCGCACGGCGCGGGCGACGAACGCCATGGTGCGCCCCATCCGGTCGCGGGTGACGAAGTGCGAGTCGTTGATGGTGTTGCGGTAATCCGGCCAGGCGAACATCCCGTACGTGAACGTCATGTTCGGGCCGTACGGGTCGGCTAGCGCCGTGGCCGAAGTGACGCTGCCGCCGCATGCGTCGTACACGATGTCGCTGTTGATGTGCATTCCCGCGCTGCCACCCCCGGCGCCGCCACCTTTGGCGACAACGGACTCCACCGCGGATTCCAGGGCGGTGCCGCGCCAGGCCGCGTACCGGCACTGGTCGCCGCCCGCGAAGTAGACGAATTCGGCGTTGCGGATGTCGGTGTTCGCCCGGGTGTCGTTGCCGTCGGCCGCCCGGGTGAGCGTCAGGGTGGTGCAGGAGTTGGTGCCGGCCAGCGTGATGATGACATCGCATTCGGGGGTTCCGGTGCCGGATGCCGCGATGACCGCCACGTCCAGCGATCCGCTGCCGCCACGGATCTCGTCGATCGCCCTGGTCATCGACGCGGGCACCACGGCGCCGCCGCCGTTCATGACAAACGCCGGGCCGGCCCACGAGGTGCGACTGACGTCTGCGGGGCTGCCCTGCCGGGCGCGCGTGACCGCGGCGGAGGCGGGCGCCGCGAGCACGGACCCGACTAGGGCGGTCACGGTCAGGGCGCACCAGCTGGCTCCGGCCATGCGCATGTGATGCTCCGCTTCGATGTCAAGGGCGGATCCCGAATGAACTAACTGTTACATCGATGACTGACATTCACAAGGTTGTAACGACGGATCAGGGGCCTCGCCGGCCCCGATCAGATCGCGGCCTGAACCTCAATCCACGACGCGGTGCAGGCGGATCAGTGAGCTGGCGTGCGCACCGTCCGGAAGGGTCACCGGCAGGCCCGGCCCCGACAGCAGCGATGCCGGATACGTGGCCCCGGTGTCCTCGTCGCGGTACACCGCCTGGGGATCCAGTGCCGTCAGCGGCAGCGACTGTAGGCCGGGCGCAAAGTCCGCGTCGACCCGGAACGTGAAGACGGCGATGCGGTTCTCGCGGACGTACTGCAGGGCGGACGTCGCGGAGTGCGGCGGGCGCAGCCGGTACAGGTCGCCGTGCTGCACCACCTCCCGGATGTCGCGGTACACCGCGACCATCTCGCGCGCCTCCGCCAGCTCGCCTGGGCTCCACCGGGTCAGATCGCCGCCGATGCCGAGCACTCCGGTCATCGCCACGTGGAAGCGGAAGCGCAGCGGCACCTCACGCCCGGTCAGCGGGTTGGGGCTGTCGGTGACCCAGGCGACCATCGTGGCGGGGGCGTAGACCTGGGCATGCCCGTGCTGGATCTCCAGCCGGTCCACGGCATCGGTGTTGTCGCTGGTCCAGCATTGGTCCGTGCGCCGCAGGATGCCGAGGTCGATCCGGCCGCCGCCACCTGCGCAGGATTCGATGCGCAGGTCCGGGTGGGCGGCGCGGAGCCGGTCGATGACCTCATACAGGCCCGCGGCGTGCTGCGTCCAGGCGGGGTCGGCGGCCTCGGTGAGCGGCCGGTTGAAATCCCACTTGAGGAAGCCGGCAGCGGTGTCGCGGACGAGCTGGTCGAGCCAGCGTGCGGCCCATTCGCGGACGTCGGGGCGGCCGAAGTCGAGGACCAGCTGGTGGCGCAGCTCGGTGCGCCGGTGGCCGGGGGTGTGGTGCACCCATTCCGGATGGCTGCGGTACAGGTCGCTGTCGGGGTTGGTCATCTCCGGCTCGACCCAGAGCCCGAAATCCATGCCGAGGCCGCGGATCTCGTCGGCGAGGGGACGTAGACCGTTCGGGAACCGGTGGGGATTCGCGAACCAGTCGCCCAGTCCGGCGCGGTCGCTGGTTCGGCCGCCGAACCAGCCGTCGTCGACGACGAACATTTCGACGCCGAGGTCTGCGGCGAGTCTGGCGAGCGCGAGCTGGCCTTCGGCCGTGACGTCGAAGGTGGTGGCTTCCCAGGAGTTGTAGAGGACCGGTCGCAACTCGCCTGGGTGCGGCAGCACCTCCCGGCGCTGGTAGGTGTGCCATGCTCGGCTGGCCGCGCCGAATCCGCCGCTGGTGTAGAGCCCGGCGAACAGGGGAGTGGTCAACGATTCACCGGGCCGCAACTCGTGCCGTACGCCGTCGTGTCCGGCCCCGCCGGCGACTGCGCAGCGGCCGGCGTGGGTTCGGGAGGCGACCAGGCGCCAGGATCCGCTGGTGGCCAGCGCCATCGACCAGACCTCGCCGCGCTGCTCCTCGGCCGTACCGTCGTCGATCATGATCCAGGGGTTGGCGTGGTGTCCGGTCACTCCGCGCCGGCTGGTGAGGTGGGTCTCGGCCGTGGGCAGCTGCGTCCGGTGCAGGCGGCCTTCGGCCGACCAGGCGCCCGTGACGTGACTCATGCGGTAGTCGTCGCGTGGTGGTACGCACCAGGCTCCGGAGTCATGCCGGTGCAGCACGACCGCCCCGGTCCCGGCGGCGTTCCCGGCGTCGCCGGTGTGCCGGACCACGGCCCAGCGCTCGATCACGTCGGTGCCGGGAGCCGGACGGTAGTGCAGGTCGACGGCGAGCGGCTGGTGCCGGTCCGCCAGGCTGACCGTGAACTGGTCGGCGGTGGCGTGGTGGGAGACGATCCGCAGTTCGAGTCCGGTGCTCCCGTCGGGGAACCAGCAGCCGAGCGCCGCCGGTCCGAACGCCCGTCCACCCTGGACCGGATAGTCCTCGGCGGCATCCCAGGGGGCCTCAAAGGTGTCCGGGTGCGGGGACGGGCGCGCGGGCACCGCAGCGAGCGCGTCGACGCCGATGCGCGCTCCCCAGTGCATGGGGCGGACGCTGCCCGCCTCGGGGTCGAGGCGCAGCGCGTAGGTCGTGGCGAGGGTGTGGATCGCCACGGTGGTGCCGTCGCCGGAGAGTTCGACTGCGGTCACGGGTACTCCCGGTGGTCGGGGGTCAGGCGGAGCCGCGCCAGACGATGGGGGTGGGTAGCAGAATGCCCTCGCTCGCGTAGGGCTCGCCGCGCAGCTGCCGCAGCACCAGGTCGGCGGCCTGTGCGCCCAGCTTCGCCGCGGGTTGGTGGATGGTGGACAGCTGCGGCTGGGTGCGAACGGCCCAGGCGCTGTCGTCGAAGCCGACCACGCCGACGTCGCGGGGCACGGACAGCCCGGCCTCGCGCAACACCTCCAGCGCCCCGGCCGCCAGCGCGTCGGAGCCGGCGAAGACACCGTCGATCGCCGGTTCACGTTCGAGCAGTGACCGCATGCCCTTGGCGCCCCACGAGTAGTCGTAGAGCGGGACCTCCGCGACCAGGTCCGGGTCGAAGCGCGGCCCGAGGGCCGCGCGGAAACCGTCGACGCGGTCGGCTCCGGAGTCGCGGTCGACCGCGGCGGCGATCATGCCGATCCGGCGACGGCCGGTGGCCATGAGCCGTTCGGTGATCAGCCGTGCGGACCCGGTGTTGTCGATGCCGACGAACGGGATACCTCGGTCCAGGTCGCGTGGATGCCCGACGAACGCGGCCGGTATGCCGACCTGGGCGAGCACGCGGATGATCGGGTCGTGGGTGCGGGCGGAGACGATGATCACGCCGTCGACGAAGCCGCCGCTGAGGTAGCGGCTGACCCGTTGGGTGTCGCGTTCGGAATCCACCACGAGGTTGACCATCTGATAGTCGGCATCGGACAGCGTCGCGTTGGCGCCGAGCATGATCGCCCCGATGTTGGGGTCCTCGAGGAAGAGGACATGCGGCTCCAGGACGACGAACCCCACGGCCTGTGAGCGCTGGGTGACGAGGTTGCGGGCGGCGGTGTTGGGCACGTATCCGACTTCGGCGATGGCCGCTTCGATCGCGGCCCGGGCCCGTGGCGAGACGTATCCGCCGTTGATGACCCGGCTCACCGTCCCGCGCGAGACGCCGGCGGCGGCCGCGACGTCATGCACGGTCGCGCGCCGTGATGAGGATCCAGACGGTGGCACGGCGTTACCTTAGCCGCTGCTCTTGACCGGGACGAGCGTCCGAACCTACTGTGTGCACGTTCACACACCGGATCACACAATCCGAGGTCAGGCCGATGTGTGCACGTGCACACATCGGCTGGACCGGGACGGGATGAAGGAGGTGATGACCATGGCTGATCACCAGGGTCGCGGCCGCCCGGCGTTGGCCGGCATCACGCTCGGATGCGACTACAACCCCGAGCAGTGGTCACCGAGCGTATGGCTCGAGGACGTCGCGCTGATGACCGAGGCCGGCATCGACCTGGTCGCGATCAACATCTTCGGGTGGTCCGACCTCGAAACCCAGCCCGGCCGGTACGACTTCGACCGCCTCGACGCGGTGATCGAGCTGCTGCATGCCAACGGCATCGGGATCAACCTGGGGACCGCGACCGCGTCGCCGCCACCCTGGCTGACCGCGCAGCACCCCGAGATTCTGCCGGTCACCGCCGACGGCACCCGCCGGTTTCCCGGCGGGCGCCAGGCCTGGTGCCCCAGCTCCCCGGTCTACCGCCGGCACGCGCTCGCCCTGGTCGAGCAGGTCGCCAAACGGTACGGCCGCCACCCCGGCATACTCCTCTGGCACGTCTCCAACGAACTCGGCTGCCACAACGCGCTGTGCTACTGCGACGTCAGCGCCGAAGCGTTCCGGGATTGGCTACGTCAGCGCTACGGCAGCATCGCGGCGCTGAACTCGGCCTGGGGCACCGCATTCTGGAGCCAGCGCTATCACGACTGGGCCGAGATCCAGCCACCCCGCGCCACGCTGTCCGCCGGCAACCCGACCCAGATCCTGGACTTCCACCGGTTCAGCTCCGACGCCCTGCTCGACTGTCACCAGGCCGAGGCCGAGGTGCTCCGCCGCCACTCCGACGTACCCGTCACCACCAACTTCATGGTCACCGCCCACATCCGCAACCTGGACTACTGGAGCTGGGCGCCACACGTCGACATCGTCGCGAACGACCACTACCTGGACCACCGGCTCGACGATCCCACCGCCGAACTCTCCTTCGCCGCGGACCTGACCCGGGGACTGTCCGGCGGCGCACCCTGGATGCTCATGGAACAGGCTGCGGGCGCGGTGAACTGGCAGCCGTACAACCTGGCCAAGACGCCGGGGCAGATGCTGCGCAACTCGCTGACCCACGTCGCCCGCGGCGCCGACTCCATCTGCTTCTTCCAATGGCGGGCCGCACCGTACGGGGCGGAGAAGTTCCATTCGGCCCTCGTGCCCCACGCGGGCACCGACACGGC
Protein-coding regions in this window:
- a CDS encoding transporter substrate-binding domain-containing protein; translation: MRLKSVAPSVTAITVLLAAGCGSTTDGGAAATPAKTVTVTVEGAGTVTTDTRLASNVPDDVRAKGTVTIATNAPYQPFIDFAAEGRTDAFKGLDHDLLTAASAKLGLATTFSQQPFDGLIPGLQAAKYDAIAGGITDKKERHQVATFVDYSASGTGFLVLAGNPQGIRTVTDLCGRKVAAQKASNQAKHLAEYSAQSCAARPIAVQEYPENPQAVQALLAGNADAVAATQVNLTDIAAGLSGKAELVQDPTQPNGWRASPNGFGFLKSRKDLAEAYRAALQALIDDGTYAKILAHYKQQPIALTSITVDQAID
- a CDS encoding MurR/RpiR family transcriptional regulator; amino-acid sequence: MTERVGVAAVIRARLGECSPGERKVGRALLATYPAAGLETVAALADRAGVSAPTVLRFLSRLGFGGFPEFQRVLREELAEREISPLAAYAAAPGTTSSPLSRAAEVLPGAVAGTLTDLPEAELHRAVRLLSNRQLRVTAAGGRFSALLAQYLVFHLMQLRGTSRLLPAGPVERVDALVDVGRRDLFVLFDFRRYEASTLELARTVTHRGARVILCTDRWLSPIAGLAEVVLPSRVDSPSLYDSFVPALALLEALVAGVIDELGAVAQSRLAAIEAASQPYL
- a CDS encoding alpha-galactosidase, which encodes MTAVELSGDGTTVAIHTLATTYALRLDPEAGSVRPMHWGARIGVDALAAVPARPSPHPDTFEAPWDAAEDYPVQGGRAFGPAALGCWFPDGSTGLELRIVSHHATADQFTVSLADRHQPLAVDLHYRPAPGTDVIERWAVVRHTGDAGNAAGTGAVVLHRHDSGAWCVPPRDDYRMSHVTGAWSAEGRLHRTQLPTAETHLTSRRGVTGHHANPWIMIDDGTAEEQRGEVWSMALATSGSWRLVASRTHAGRCAVAGGAGHDGVRHELRPGESLTTPLFAGLYTSGGFGAASRAWHTYQRREVLPHPGELRPVLYNSWEATTFDVTAEGQLALARLAADLGVEMFVVDDGWFGGRTSDRAGLGDWFANPHRFPNGLRPLADEIRGLGMDFGLWVEPEMTNPDSDLYRSHPEWVHHTPGHRRTELRHQLVLDFGRPDVREWAARWLDQLVRDTAAGFLKWDFNRPLTEAADPAWTQHAAGLYEVIDRLRAAHPDLRIESCAGGGGRIDLGILRRTDQCWTSDNTDAVDRLEIQHGHAQVYAPATMVAWVTDSPNPLTGREVPLRFRFHVAMTGVLGIGGDLTRWSPGELAEAREMVAVYRDIREVVQHGDLYRLRPPHSATSALQYVRENRIAVFTFRVDADFAPGLQSLPLTALDPQAVYRDEDTGATYPASLLSGPGLPVTLPDGAHASSLIRLHRVVD
- a CDS encoding LacI family DNA-binding transcriptional regulator; this encodes MHDVAAAAGVSRGTVSRVINGGYVSPRARAAIEAAIAEVGYVPNTAARNLVTQRSQAVGFVVLEPHVLFLEDPNIGAIMLGANATLSDADYQMVNLVVDSERDTQRVSRYLSGGFVDGVIIVSARTHDPIIRVLAQVGIPAAFVGHPRDLDRGIPFVGIDNTGSARLITERLMATGRRRIGMIAAAVDRDSGADRVDGFRAALGPRFDPDLVAEVPLYDYSWGAKGMRSLLEREPAIDGVFAGSDALAAGALEVLREAGLSVPRDVGVVGFDDSAWAVRTQPQLSTIHQPAAKLGAQAADLVLRQLRGEPYASEGILLPTPIVWRGSA
- a CDS encoding beta-galactosidase, with translation MADHQGRGRPALAGITLGCDYNPEQWSPSVWLEDVALMTEAGIDLVAINIFGWSDLETQPGRYDFDRLDAVIELLHANGIGINLGTATASPPPWLTAQHPEILPVTADGTRRFPGGRQAWCPSSPVYRRHALALVEQVAKRYGRHPGILLWHVSNELGCHNALCYCDVSAEAFRDWLRQRYGSIAALNSAWGTAFWSQRYHDWAEIQPPRATLSAGNPTQILDFHRFSSDALLDCHQAEAEVLRRHSDVPVTTNFMVTAHIRNLDYWSWAPHVDIVANDHYLDHRLDDPTAELSFAADLTRGLSGGAPWMLMEQAAGAVNWQPYNLAKTPGQMLRNSLTHVARGADSICFFQWRAAPYGAEKFHSALVPHAGTDTAAWQEVLRLSAVLKRLREVAGTRVLADTALIFSWPSWWAADGEGRPSEAVRYLDQVHAVYNELRSLGVTVDIVAPTTDLSTYRLVAIPCLYAVSDAAATRINEYVAGGGHAVVTFFSGIADENDHIRLGGYPGAFRDMLGISVEEFFPSEPGRAMGLSTGGHASLWAENLRLTTARALSRYTDGPLPGVPAVTRNTYGDGTSWYIATALDTTTLRHVLKQAVETACVPATGPEGDGSVEVVRRADGERRYLFAINHGTTTVELPATGHELVDDQPITGTLRVGAGQVRVVREDRPR